In the Corynebacterium gerontici genome, one interval contains:
- a CDS encoding PPA1309 family protein, with protein MNAAAYPQQALNKAMLEAVDFIHAEGWDAPPTLFALVPAEFLGSIIDDADDAPLALVVQENLPEHIQPGSEELGEYITRIEWPEGVIGAVLAQEIMFRDASAPEQPARPARLFSGVLSEHHNSEGFSLTLLQLRPTEEELAKRGAFAEDEVELRGGPGVAPGVIAALEASFEQH; from the coding sequence ATGAACGCAGCCGCTTATCCTCAGCAAGCGTTGAATAAGGCCATGCTTGAGGCCGTGGACTTCATTCACGCCGAGGGCTGGGATGCACCCCCGACGCTGTTTGCACTGGTACCGGCGGAATTCTTGGGATCCATCATCGACGATGCTGACGATGCGCCTCTGGCGTTGGTGGTGCAGGAAAATCTGCCAGAGCACATCCAACCTGGTTCCGAGGAGCTGGGCGAATACATCACGCGCATCGAATGGCCAGAAGGGGTCATCGGCGCGGTGTTGGCCCAGGAAATCATGTTCCGCGACGCCTCCGCTCCCGAACAGCCGGCCCGTCCGGCGAGGCTCTTTTCTGGGGTGCTGAGCGAACACCACAACAGCGAAGGTTTCAGCTTGACGCTTCTGCAACTTCGTCCCACGGAGGAAGAGCTGGCAAAACGAGGCGCGTTTGCCGAAGATGAAGTAGAGCTGCGCGGAGGCCCGGGCGTTGCCCCAGGCGTGATAGCTGCCTTGGAGGCATCCTTCGAACAGCACTAA